A single window of Leclercia adecarboxylata DNA harbors:
- a CDS encoding AraC family transcriptional regulator has protein sequence MTTQQQFSFATRPLVPFAHDYTHGETEPWHSHTCAQLLHTLSGVVRVETAQGFWIVPPGRGVWLPAGTQHRLLITGNVAARTLFIDPFARADLPSVCQVVQISTLLRELIIASLQLPESYAAGSRAERIYELILDEIRGISVLPFNLPEPQAPALLALCRQIQADPGIRWTTARVASQLNISERTLLRHFRQQTGLAFSEWLRRARLMEALNRLAQGQSVLRVALDLGYESHSAFSAMFRRTLGVAPSDYFQPESLSGSAFSKA, from the coding sequence ATGACAACCCAACAGCAGTTCAGCTTTGCCACACGCCCGCTGGTGCCCTTTGCCCATGATTACACCCACGGCGAAACGGAGCCCTGGCACAGCCATACCTGCGCTCAGCTCCTGCATACCCTGAGTGGAGTGGTGCGCGTGGAGACCGCGCAGGGCTTCTGGATTGTGCCGCCGGGGCGCGGCGTCTGGCTGCCTGCCGGGACGCAGCATCGCCTGCTGATCACCGGCAACGTGGCGGCCCGGACGCTGTTTATCGATCCTTTTGCCCGGGCGGATTTGCCGTCGGTTTGCCAGGTGGTGCAGATTTCGACCCTGCTGCGTGAGTTGATCATCGCCTCGCTGCAATTGCCGGAGAGCTATGCGGCGGGCAGCCGGGCGGAGCGCATTTATGAGCTGATCCTCGATGAAATCCGCGGGATAAGCGTGCTGCCGTTCAATCTTCCTGAGCCTCAGGCACCCGCGCTGCTGGCGCTGTGCCGCCAGATCCAGGCCGACCCTGGCATCCGCTGGACCACGGCGCGGGTTGCCAGCCAGTTAAATATCAGCGAGCGCACCCTGCTGCGGCACTTTCGCCAGCAGACCGGGCTGGCGTTCAGCGAATGGCTGCGCCGGGCGCGGCTGATGGAGGCGCTGAACCGCCTGGCGCAGGGGCAGTCCGTGCTCCGGGTGGCGCTGGATCTCGGCTATGAGAGCCACAGCGCCTTCAGCGCCATGTTCCGCCGCACCCTCGGCGTGGCCCCGAGCGACTACTTCCAGCCGGAGTCGCTCTCCGGCAGCGCGTTCAGCAAGGCCTGA